The following proteins come from a genomic window of Anaerobutyricum hallii:
- a CDS encoding leucine-rich repeat protein, with the protein MQRVIPKELEYTGDTYCRICKTLLEEGKILPKLEHQWNDGTVTKRATYETAGELTYRCRKCAAKRIISIEKLAYPKAGTSYTISGNEYKVSKPGAEVILVKTSKTTKNVTVPAQIYAQGITYKVTSIGAKAFNNNKKLTKVTIGTNIVKINSNAFFNCKNLKTVTIKSVHLTGKTANKKAFKNAHKKLVIRVPKKVKRIYKKIFKGLKVK; encoded by the coding sequence TTGCAAAGGGTCATTCCAAAGGAATTAGAATATACGGGAGATACCTATTGCCGTATTTGTAAGACCCTTTTAGAAGAAGGAAAGATTCTTCCAAAGTTAGAACATCAGTGGAATGATGGCACAGTAACAAAAAGAGCTACTTATGAGACAGCAGGAGAACTTACATACCGCTGTAGGAAGTGTGCAGCGAAAAGGATAATTTCCATAGAAAAATTAGCTTATCCAAAGGCAGGTACATCATATACTATTTCTGGAAACGAGTATAAAGTATCAAAACCAGGAGCAGAGGTAATTCTTGTTAAAACAAGTAAAACTACCAAAAATGTAACCGTTCCTGCACAAATTTATGCGCAAGGAATAACCTACAAGGTAACATCCATTGGAGCGAAAGCCTTTAACAATAATAAAAAACTTACAAAAGTAACGATTGGAACAAATATTGTAAAAATCAATAGCAACGCATTCTTTAATTGTAAGAATCTAAAAACTGTCACCATAAAATCTGTGCACTTAACAGGAAAAACTGCAAATAAAAAAGCTTTTAAAAATGCTCACAAAAAGCTTGTTATTCGAGTGCCTAAGAAGGTAAAAAGGATTTATAAGAAGATTTTTAAAGGGCTAAAAGTAAAATAG
- a CDS encoding ATP-binding protein: protein MFKINPYRPGAGLMPGYIAGREKDITNIEQIFDALIMNIPVQSVIFSGLRGVGKTVLINKLESIAAEKKIFCKHIEIEERNDFISQIAECSQAFLRKVSTIEKFKHLIQKPLDAIKSLIISFNPNDNTFSVSMQERELYTSGNLTQSLTEVFVSIGELGAKTGTPICFFIDEIQYMKQKELGALIAALHRANQLGYPIMIIGAGLPKIYKMLSEEKSYSERLFMYKEIGSLTPDESQKAIEEPAKKFNVRYSKAAVNEIIEITKGYPFFIQQLCQIVYNKMNDHLIDKELVDSSINDFFSILDVGFFKTRYERCSQSDKRFLFAMVKCGELPCTISNVAKNLHKNVNSISTIRAQLINKGIIYPIRYKELDFTVPEFDGFIRRLSEYKQWCKED, encoded by the coding sequence CAGGTGCTGGATTAATGCCAGGGTATATAGCTGGAAGAGAAAAAGATATTACTAATATAGAACAAATATTTGATGCATTAATAATGAATATACCGGTTCAATCTGTTATTTTCAGTGGATTACGAGGGGTTGGAAAAACTGTTCTGATTAATAAATTAGAGTCGATTGCAGCAGAAAAGAAAATCTTTTGTAAACATATCGAAATTGAAGAAAGAAATGATTTTATTTCACAGATTGCAGAATGTTCACAGGCATTTCTCCGAAAGGTAAGTACAATAGAGAAATTTAAACATTTAATACAAAAACCATTAGATGCTATTAAATCCTTAATCATATCCTTCAATCCAAACGATAATACTTTTTCTGTATCTATGCAGGAAAGAGAACTGTATACATCTGGAAATTTAACACAGAGTTTAACAGAGGTATTCGTAAGTATTGGAGAGTTAGGAGCAAAAACAGGAACACCAATTTGCTTTTTTATTGACGAGATTCAATATATGAAGCAAAAAGAATTAGGGGCTCTAATTGCTGCCTTGCATAGAGCAAACCAATTAGGTTATCCTATTATGATAATTGGTGCAGGACTTCCTAAAATATATAAAATGTTATCTGAGGAAAAATCCTACTCAGAAAGATTATTCATGTACAAAGAAATCGGCTCATTGACTCCTGATGAATCTCAGAAAGCGATTGAAGAACCAGCTAAAAAATTTAACGTCAGATATAGTAAAGCAGCTGTTAATGAAATAATTGAAATAACAAAAGGATATCCTTTTTTTATCCAGCAATTATGCCAGATCGTATATAATAAAATGAATGATCATTTAATAGATAAAGAATTAGTTGATTCAAGCATTAATGATTTTTTTTCGATACTTGATGTTGGATTTTTTAAAACAAGATATGAAAGATGTTCTCAAAGCGATAAAAGATTTTTATTTGCAATGGTTAAATGCGGTGAATTACCTTGCACAATATCAAATGTAGCAAAAAATTTACACAAAAATGTAAACTCTATTTCTACAATCAGAGCGCAGTTAATTAATAAAGGAATTATTTATCCAATTCGATACAAAGAATTAGATTTTACTGTTCCTGAATTCGATGGTTTTATAAGAAGATTAAGTGAATATAAACAATGGTGCAAGGAAGATTAA